The Coffea arabica cultivar ET-39 chromosome 8e, Coffea Arabica ET-39 HiFi, whole genome shotgun sequence genome window below encodes:
- the LOC113703478 gene encoding G-type lectin S-receptor-like serine/threonine-protein kinase CES101, whose product MKTSLSLTLFAIFGSLCLNYILPVDAISTIRPGDRLNSTSQLVSGGGNFTLGFFTIKETNFSYLGIWYTADDQSRKVWVANPDAPVNMNDPVAISLTIDNEGILKIVSGDNTVMNVSDEVGTGNTTAVLQDSGNFVLMDAGADNRILWQSFDHPTNRLLPGMKLGVNFTTGQSWTLTSWLSDEVPASGAFRLSLERIQDSGQLVIRLRGKDYWTSGPWNDQTFQFLQTLTASYNMFHNNLTFTSTIDSIYFTFQSIGSSLSMLELTPDGEILDDATSLFVSPYEKFCYGYESDNGCVTSALPSCRGNKDKFELKSAYFVDGDSNYDNNSSLSLSDCMKRCWNDCNCDAFASNSNGTGCITWTGGKQYQIDESGQTVQKYVLVKAKKSKGRAWIWVIVALSVVLVLVLLGLLRHLNRRKHKQEEEKRLRDEYIHQLTETDSFKDVNEMENTGREGHNLKIFSFSSIMAATNDFSSENKLGKGGFGPVYKRKLLDGREIAVKRLSRTSGQGLVEFKNELILISKLQHTNLVRVLGCCIHEEEKMLIYEYMPNKSLDFFLFDKEKKELLDWRKRFNIIEGVAQGLLYLHKYSRMRVIHRDLKASNVLLDENMNPKIADFGMARIFKQNETEAITNRVVGTYGYMSPEYAMEGTFSIKSDVFSFGVLILEIISGRRNSSFYNLDDRPLNLVGYAWELWKEGVALELKDPALGDGYNITLLLRSIHVGLLCVQESATDRPTMSEVISMLNNETLPLPAPKQPAFFTGRQALELTSSETTSTGKSGNNQYGSVNNLTISDMGAR is encoded by the exons atgaaaacttctCTTTCCTTGACTTTGTTTGCAATCTTTGGCAGCCTGTGTCTAAACTATATTCTTCCAGTAGAtgcaataagcacaataaggcCTGGTGATAGATTGAACTCTACTTCACAGCTTGTATCCGGAGGTGGGAATTTCACACTAGGATTCTTCACAATCAAAGAGACAAATTTTAGCTACCTTGGAATTTGGTATACTGCTGATGACCAAAGCAGGAAAGTATGGGTTGCCAATCCGGACGCACCAGTGAATATGAATGATCCGGTAGCTATATCTCTCACAATTGACAATGAAGGAATTCTGAAAATTGTCAGTGGAGATAACACTGTTATGAATGTTTCTGATGAGGTTGGGACAGGCAATACGACAGCTGTTTTGCAagattctggaaattttgttcTAATGGATGCAGGGGCGGATAACCGGATCTTATGGCAAAGCTTTGATCATCCCACAAACAGACTTCTTCCTGGGATGAAGCTTGGAGTCAATTTTACGACAGGGCAGAGTTGGACACTGACCTCTTGGTTAAGTGATGAAGTTCCGGCTTCTGGCGCTTTCAGATTGAGCTTGGAAAGGATTCAAGATTCAGGGCAGTTGGTCATTCGTTTGCGCGGAAAGGATTACTGGACTAGTGGTCCTTGGAACGatcaaacttttcaatttttgcaaacATTAACTGCTTCTTATAATATGTTTCATAACAACCTTACTTTCACATCCACTATTGACAGCATTTACTTCACTTTTCAAAGTATTGGTTCAAGTTTATCAATGTTGGAGTTGACCCCAGACGGGGAAATTTTGGATGATGCAACCAGTCTTTTCGTCAGTCCTTATGAGAAATTTTGTTATGGGTATGAAAGTGATAACGGATGTGTCACTTCTGCATTGCCTAGTTGCAGAGGCAATAAGGACAAGTTTGAGCTGAAGAGTGCATATTTTGTTGATGGTGACTCTAACTATGATAATAATTCAAGCCTGAGTCTCAGTGATTGTATGAAAAGGTGCTGGAATGATTGCAATTGTGATGCCTTTGCAAGTAATAGCAATGGCACTGGCTGTATAACCTGGACGGGTGGAAAACAGTACCAAATAGACGAGTCTGGCCAAACAGTGCAAAAATATGTGCTGGTAAAAGCAAAAAAATCCAAAG GAAGAGCATGGATATGGGTAATTGTAGCTCTGTCAGTTGTTCTAGTACTAGTGCTATTAGGCTTGTTACGCCATCTGAATCGAAGAAAGCACAAACAAGAAG AGGAGAAGAGACTGCGAGACGAGTACATACATCAGTTGACAGAAACAGATAGCTTCAAGGATGTCAATGAAATGGAAAACACTGGTCGGGAAGGCCACAACTTGAAAATCTTTAGTTTCAGTTCCATAATGGCTGCCACCAATGACTTCTCAAGCGAAAACAAACTTGGAAAGGGTGGTTTTGGACCAGTATACAAG AGAAAATTGCTTGATGGTCGGGAAATAGCAGTTAAAAGGCTTTCAAGGACATCAGGACAAGGACTCGTGGAGTTCAAAAATGAACTCATACTGATTTCCAAGCTCCAACATACAAATCTTGTTCGAGTTTTGGGATGCTGCATccatgaagaagagaaaatgttAATCTACGAGTACATGCCAAATAAGAGCCTGGATTTCTTCCTGTTTG acaaagagaaaaaggagctACTGGACTGGCGAAAAAGATTCAATATCATTGAAGGTGTTGCTCAAGGATTGCTCTACCTACATAAGTATTCTAGAATGAGGGTTATACATAGAGACCTAAAGGCTAGTAATGTGTTGTTGGATGAAAATATGAACCCAAAAATTGCTGATTTTGGTATGGCAAGAATATTTAAACAGAATGAGACAGAGGCAATCACTAACAGGGTTGTAGGAACATA TGGCTACATGTCCCCTGAGTATGCCATGGAAGGAACTTTCTCTATCAAGTCTGATGTCTTCAGCTTTGGGGTACTAATCCTCGAAATCATTAGTGGTAGAAGAAACTCTAGCTTCTACAATCTTGATGACCGTCCTCTCAACCTTGTAGGATAT GCATGGGAGCTCTGGAAAGAAGGGGTGGCCTTAGAACTAAAGGATCCTGCACTTGGTGATGGCTACAACATAACTCTGTTACTGAGATCCATCCATGTTGGCCTTTTATGCGTGCAAGAAAGTGCGACGGATAGGCCAACTATGTCAGAAGTAATCTCTATGCTCAACAATGAAACTTTGCCTTTGCCAGCTCCAAAGCAACCGGCCTTTTTTACTGGGAGACAGGCCCTTGAGTTGACCTCATCTGAAACAACATCAACAGGAAAATCAGGGAATAATCAATACGGATCAGTAAATAACTTAACCATCTCAGACATGGGCGCACGATAA